aactggtggtattttcaaaggattttgagtttcttttattaaattatgattttcagttattttaaatcagtttttctgatttttcaggcatagatacctttatatttgttcagttatgcaaggtttgagtacagagtttttatacgtttgatttcagcacttttatgaaagctttgatttcagtggttttgtatgaaactttcgagcttgaatatgactgatatagaatgccttgagttgaatatgcCTGATGCAGAAAGTACgtattcaattttatttagctaaattttctttttacaatgggggatattatgttatgaaaattgttttgaagaacattatttttgtccacttacatttccaacttgtttttcgcccccaggccatagaagtacgcgggatccaccaccgggccattcttAGCTTCCATGTCTCAAACCAGGTATGGTGTTGTAGAAATCCTCACAACCCTGAGGGACTCAGAGAACGCTCCGATATCCAGATGGAAATGTAGTGATTATAGTTGAAATTGGTTGATTgactattctggcagttggtgaagAATTattagcttgtttaacaggtggaaaactttgggattagtcaaaatacaggggagaatctgtcgaattttcggcagaagtctaaggaaattttaaagcgatattgaaataagaagggtaaaaaggtcatttgtgcgcgacattcgccaggtgtcggacacgcacaggacttggctcgaattccaaagtggaaattgggtcgggtcctgtcaaataTTGTATATGTGTAGATACTTAGACAATGGCGCCAAATCCAACAGGTCTCCAAATGATCCGATTTGAATATGATctgaatttaaataaataaataaataggattatacatgttttttcttttgtgtagaGAGGGATTATAGTTAGTTTCTaataaaattaccaaaaagacGAATTTAGTGTGTCATGGATATGATTATGcatgatcgttagtggaggaGCCTTAAattatcttaattttgatgttagatcgCTCCGTTATTATAATGACCCTTTGTAGTTAGTTTGTATTGGTCATTTATGACTAGTGACTTTTTTGACTGAACTATAAatgtaatttcataatttctaaaaataaaataaaaataaaaatgtgtcATGGATATTATGCCTTGTGATTGGGATTTCAATTGACCCATGCAGTGCAAGCATACATATTACAAACAAAACCGAAGTAGAATTCGGATTCATTCATCAATCCACTCGGTGAATGTATCACCACTCAAAATCAAACCTAAAGAAACGCCAAGGCAGTCAATGCCAAACACCATTTACCGTTTCTCTCTCTAACCCAATTACTCTCTAACCAGTAACTACCTCCTATCCTAACGTTCCCTAGACCCTggacacccaaaaaaaaaaaaaaaaaaaaaaaaaaaacagcagagaaaaatgaaagcaaaaaCACATCTTGATTTGTAATTCTTGCATATCATCCTGAAATTTTCAGGTAAATTTGTAATCTTTACTTTTCATGAAAACCAGAAGAAACCATTTGGATTTAATACAGTTATTGTAATTGAACATCAGGAAAGTACAGGAAAACATTCTATCATTGTTCTTGTTCTCCTGTACTCTGTTTTCCCCGGTACCATACATACATACTGATCTTGTTCTTCCTTAACCTTTCAGCTCTTGAATTCTCCATCAAAAGGGTTTCTCTTTTCAGCAATGATCTCCAAAACCCATATCTTATTTTCTCTgatcttgttttctttctcattaAACACCGTTCATGTTCATAGCAAAGACACTGATTCTTACGTCATTTCTTGTGGCTCTTCAAGTGGAGGCACCGATTCCGATGGCCGCAAATGGGCCTCAGATTCCCAGTTTCTTACGTCCTCCTATAAATCAAACACGGCAACGGCCCAATACCAAGACCCTTCTCTGCCTTCTCAAGTTCCATACATGTCTGCAAGAATTTTCAACTCTGCATCGTCGTACAAGTTCTCTGTTTCACCCAAGCAACGCCTTTTGGTCAGGCTCCATTTTTATCCAAATTCCTATAACAGCCTCGACCCTTCCAACTCATATTTCGACGtggttgcaaatgggtttaCTCTCCTCCACAATTTCAGTGCCTCCATTACTGCCCAAGCACTCACGCAGGCCTATATCATGAGAGAATTCTCACTCATTCCTCCCCAGTCTGGCAATCTCAACATCACATTCATACCCTCTTCACAGCATGATAAATCCTATGCTTTTGTCAATGGGATTGAGGTCATCTCAATGCCTGCTGATATGTTCAAGCCTGCAAACTTGATCGGGTTCCAGGACCAAACGGTCGAGGTCCAGAGTTCTTCCCTTCAGACCATGTTCAGGCTCAATGTTGGTGGACAGTTTATTCCTACAACCAATGATTCAGGGCTTACAAGGACATGGTACGATGATTCGCCATACTTGTTTGGTGCAGCATTTGGGGTCACATCTGAGGCTGGTAAAAATGTTAGCATTAAATATCCTCCCGAAGTGCCAGGCTATATTGCACCTCTGAATGTGTACAGCACGGCTAGATCAATGGGACCGGACCCCAAAATCAATCAGAATTACAATCTCACATGGGTTTTCTCTGTTGATGCCAATTTTACATATGTTGTTAGGTTCCATTTTTGTGAGCTTCAACTCACCAAGATTAATCAGAGGGTGTTTGATATTTTCCTCAACAACCAAACAGCACAGCAATCTGCGGATGCGATTGCTTGGGCAGGGTCCATAGGAGTGCCAGTTTATAAAGATTATGCAACTGTTGTTAATGATAGAGATGGTGATGAGGAAATATGGGTGGCATTGCATCCATCTGTGTCAGAGAAGCCTGAGTATTATGACTTAATTCTTAATGGTTTGGAGATCTTTAAGCTCAATGACACACGTGGGAACTTGGCAGGCCCAAATCCTGAGCCTTCGAAGATGCTTCAAGAAGCCGAGGCTGCTGCAGCTAGTAATTTTTCTCCTCCGCCGGAATCCAAGAGCAAGGGTGAAGTAATTGGAATAGCTGGTGGGGCTGCTGGTGGTGCGGCTGTAGTTGCAGCAGTATGCTTTGTTGTGTacataaagaagaagagaaagaatggAATGGAGTCTGGGATGGGTGCTTGGTTGCCCCTTTATGGTAACTCTCACACATCAACTATTTCTGGCAAGAGCAACACTGGTAGCAGCCACCTTTCAAGTCTGGCTGCTGGTCTATGTAGGCATTTTTCATTATCTGAGATAAAACATGGAACCAAGAACTTTGATGAATCTCAAGTTATTGGGGTTGGAGGGTTTGGGAAGGTTTACAAAGGCATTATTGATGGAGGGACCCAAGTGGCTATAAAAAGATCGAATCCATCTTCGGAGCAAGGAGTTAATGAATTCCAAACTGAAATTGAGATGCTTTCAAAGCTTAGACACAAGCATTTAGTCTCTTTGATTGGTTTTTGCGAAGAAGACGGCGAGATGGTTCTTGTTTATGATTACATGGCTAATGGGACTCTAAGGGAACACCTATACAAGAGCAACCAACCTCCCTTGTCATGGAAGCAAAGGTTGGAAATTTGCATTGGAGCTGCTAGAGGATTACATTATCTTCATACTGGTGCCAGGTACACCATCATCCATAGAGATGTGAAAACCACAAACATTCTATTGGACGAGAATTGGGTAGCTAAAGTGTCTGATTTCGGGCTATCAAAAACAGGTCCTAAtattaatcaaaatcaaacccatGTTAGTACAGTGGTGAAGGGGAGCTTTGGGTACTTGGACCCTGAATATTTCCGCAGGCAACAATTGACAGAAAAATCTGATGTGTACTCTTTTGGGGTGGTTCTGTTTGAAGTCCTGTGTGCAAGGCCAGCGCTTAATGCTACATTGCCAAAGGAACAAGTTAGTCTAGCAGATTGGGCTATACATTGTCGAAAAAAGGGAATTCTCAGCGAAATTATTGATCCACATCTTAAGGCAGGACCCCATATAAATCCCGAGTGTCTGAAAAAGTTTTCAGAGACAGCTGAGAAGTGCTTAGCTGATCATGGACTTGAACGTCCTTCAATGGGTGACGTGCTTTGGAACCTCGAGTTTGCACTTCAACTGCATGAAAACCCTGATGGAGAAACAGTTGTTGCTCAAGATAAAGCAAATGATGCTTATGCAATTCACAATTCCACATTGACCATTGAGGAAGAGAGCACTGCAAGTGAGGCTAATATAGAAGACTTAAACACAAGTGCAGTTTTTTCACAAATAGTGAATCCAAGAGGAAGATGAGGCCAATCATGTAAACTATGCCTCGGTCACCTCTTTTTctatgttgttttgttttctggcTAGGAATTTTGTTTTAGTAGGCTGTGTATTGATGTCATGCCTCTTcaaatgtttgtttttcacCTTGGTAGATACAAGAAGACAGAATGGAAACTATTGCAGAATTTTTTTGGGGCATGATCCCATCTCTCCACCTGGTAAATacctaattttatttattcaaggAATTTGTCAATTCTTATTTTGGTTTCTGTATGTGAAGGAAAATAATGTGGCTTTCAAGTACCATGTGCCCTTAAATATGCCAATACCAATCAGATATGGGCAACATGACAACACAGCTCATGTAAGCATGTAAGCTTGTAAATTATAAAGTTGAAGACAAACATAAAGTAAGCACAGGGGAAGCATTTAAACACAGACACCAAATGTTCTGAACTGCATAATACTATTTACAGAATGATtacaaaaataacaatttgGTTCCCTTTTTGTTGCTCCATCACAACTAGCATGAAGAAGGCCATTTTCAaaacccctttttctttgtacAAAATTCAATACCCCATTTATAGGCAAAGAATAAAAGAGTATCTCCAATCATTCATTCTGTTTTCTACTTATCTGTACTTAAGCTCTGGCTGCCAAAGccagcgagagagagagagagagagagagagagagaagaataacATAAACTATTGGTGGCTAAGTCTCAAAATGATCACCCTAAGTAGAATGTGATAGTTGCGAGGgctaaaatataattagcaAATAAACTTTGCGGACTTGAAAGCAAGGGGTACATGAAGGTGTTCGAGTAAGTGAAGCTGATGAGCTGATGGGGCTTCAAAGGCTGTCCGTTGTTCACCAAGCAATCATCAAAAGAGGGCCTCCTGAACTCAGCTGGGTTCATAACTTCTGTAGAGGCAAACTGACCACAGTGGACGTGGATGTCTGAAGCAACACAGTCAAAAGCACACGCGTTCGCAATCTGTACGCTGTACTTTGGGATCCCAGTCTCTGAAATTTTGCCTTGTGAGATGCTTGTCTCTGGCTTTGCAAAcccctaatatatatatggaaaataATGGGGAGAATATATTTTCTCATTATGTGTTGTTTACAAGATTACacaggtatatatatataagctgGGGAAGGCTAATATCCACTGGCCaggtatatatgtataagcTGGGGAAGGCTAATATCCACTGGCCAGGTTAAGAACCATTGGCCAGTCTAAGAGCTGTTTGGCCAACACACCACAACCTTAACTTTAACCCCTAATTATAGGAAAACTCTAATTACAAGCAACAAGATCAAATCCCCTAAAATCCCCAAAATTAAGGACGTGTAAATCAATCACACCTAGCAGCCACCAAGCTAATCACAGCTACCAGCAACCAATACTTCCAATACTCCCCCTCAAGCTGGATATCAAGGGGATTAATTGATCCAAGCCTGGAGAGCAAGCGTTGAAACTGAGTGGAAGCAAGAGACTTGGTGAAAACATCAGCAAGTTGATCATGGCTCCGAGTGAAGTGTGGTTTGAATTACCTTGGACTGAACTTGTTCACGAACATAGTGACAGTCAACTTCAATGTGTTTGGTCCGTTCATGGAACACGGGATTGGAGGCAATATGCATAGCTGCCTGATTGTCACAAAAAAGAGACATAGGTTTGTTGCTCAAAAAACCCAAGTCTGAGATAAGGCTCTTGAGCCAAATGAGTTCACATGCAGTGGAAGCCATGGCTCTATACTCAGCTTCAGCACTTGAGCGAGCAATTACATTTTGCTTTTTGCTCTTCCATGTCACGATGTTTCCTCCAACAAATGTGCAGTAGCCTATAGTGGATTTTCTATCAATAGCATTCCCTGCCCAGTCAGCATCGGTGTATGCCATGATTTGAGTAtgaccattgttcttcatgaTAATTCCCCGACCAATGGAGCCCTTGAGGTATCTTAGAATCCTTTTAACAACATTTAAATGAGCCTCAGTGGGTGCATGCATGAATTGGCTTACAAGACTAACGGCGTAAGTTATATCCGGTCTAGTAATGGTGAGATATATAAGCTTACCCACCAGTCTTTGATAGTAACTTATATTGCTGAGAGGCTCTCCTTCCAAgtccaacttcaatttgctATCAAGAGGTGTACGGGCCGGTTTGCAATCTATCATCTTCACTTCTTGAAGCAAGTCAATCACATACTTCCGTTGACTTAAAAACAGTCCCTTGGGAGAAGTA
The window above is part of the Prunus dulcis chromosome 1, ALMONDv2, whole genome shotgun sequence genome. Proteins encoded here:
- the LOC117614736 gene encoding receptor-like protein kinase ANXUR1, with the protein product MISKTHILFSLILFSFSLNTVHVHSKDTDSYVISCGSSSGGTDSDGRKWASDSQFLTSSYKSNTATAQYQDPSLPSQVPYMSARIFNSASSYKFSVSPKQRLLVRLHFYPNSYNSLDPSNSYFDVVANGFTLLHNFSASITAQALTQAYIMREFSLIPPQSGNLNITFIPSSQHDKSYAFVNGIEVISMPADMFKPANLIGFQDQTVEVQSSSLQTMFRLNVGGQFIPTTNDSGLTRTWYDDSPYLFGAAFGVTSEAGKNVSIKYPPEVPGYIAPLNVYSTARSMGPDPKINQNYNLTWVFSVDANFTYVVRFHFCELQLTKINQRVFDIFLNNQTAQQSADAIAWAGSIGVPVYKDYATVVNDRDGDEEIWVALHPSVSEKPEYYDLILNGLEIFKLNDTRGNLAGPNPEPSKMLQEAEAAAASNFSPPPESKSKGEVIGIAGGAAGGAAVVAAVCFVVYIKKKRKNGMESGMGAWLPLYGNSHTSTISGKSNTGSSHLSSLAAGLCRHFSLSEIKHGTKNFDESQVIGVGGFGKVYKGIIDGGTQVAIKRSNPSSEQGVNEFQTEIEMLSKLRHKHLVSLIGFCEEDGEMVLVYDYMANGTLREHLYKSNQPPLSWKQRLEICIGAARGLHYLHTGARYTIIHRDVKTTNILLDENWVAKVSDFGLSKTGPNINQNQTHVSTVVKGSFGYLDPEYFRRQQLTEKSDVYSFGVVLFEVLCARPALNATLPKEQVSLADWAIHCRKKGILSEIIDPHLKAGPHINPECLKKFSETAEKCLADHGLERPSMGDVLWNLEFALQLHENPDGETVVAQDKANDAYAIHNSTLTIEEESTASEANIEDLNTSAVFSQIVNPRGR